ATCCAGTTATGGTACTTCTTGAGAGATCCTTCATAAgctatattaaatattttgtccaTGTTGACATCATAGTTATTTGATTTCAAATGTCTTACAACTTCTTGTAGTACtagttcaaaataatataatgccCTGGAAtgtaacatgtttttttagctttaatataatattaatatagtataaatatttataaagcatAGTTAGCCCATGGGTGCAAAGtcataaatgaatttttttatagagtattaaataaatagaaatgatAACATACCTATTCAACCAAAGTATCCCTTCAGCTGCTGTATGTTTTCCATTTCTTACTTCTTCAAGCATCAACTCGAGTAAACAAGATGTGTCATCAAATTTGtaacatttctttattttctgaaacaaattgtatacttacataaattctctgatttgtacatacatattataacaaaactaagtacttatgtacttaaaatattgtattaattatCACGAAACttggaaataaatttaaataaagattcaaAATAATGCAGCAAAGTAAAACTTACATCAATGTTTCCTTGCATATCATATTTCACGGGCGCGAATACTTTTCCAATACGGTCTGTAAGAAAGTCGGATAACGTGAATTCTAAAGTTATGTTTGGCCAGGTACCTAGTTAccatctaaatataaattataaaagaaaaatttacataccaACTAATGCCACTAAATCTGATGCTGCTTCTATGAATTGCACTATATTTATTCTTCCATTGATAACGGGTGGAAATGGTgtcatattttcataaaacattGGTTCAAGAGATGTTGCACTTGCCatttttgaatgtttttttgttgtatgaaTAAGTTCTTgtcacaaaaaaattttgcaataTCTAGCTCATTTGGTTTGCAAATCACAAAATtgtggttttatttataatgttccACCATGTTACCAAACTTTTATGCCTGAAATATCGTAAAGTGAAATTTGATAACAaacttaggtaggtacttaaacaAAATCCAAACATCGTGAAATATTCTTACGTCAATGTCAACTTCAAACTATAAAGTCAGGCCTAATTTGCAGTTGCCATATTCCCAAAAGAGTTTTCACAAGTTTATAGTAGAAATAGtcgaatttaaataatatattgtgGGTAAACTAATTTAACTGCACGCCACATCACAGAACTGACTGCATACAAGTACactagtttttaaaaataattattaatatgtacataatgtttggaaatttttttcttcgcttATAAGTTCTTAGtcgttatatatattttatgtctaTTCACTTTATTGTCACTGTTCCTAAACACTTATATTTCCATTCTTTCAATAAGAAAATGTCTGTTTCAGCACATTTCCCAAGTCATCTTCAACTACAATTGTCAACACTTTGCTTTTAGGGGAAAATGTAAACGGCACTAAAAACCTTTTCTCCGGTAACAAGTTAGTAAATTCATAAGAATCTAAAACCATCCCATTTGATTCATCTCGTACTTCTACTATTCTTATTCCAGCTGTTGAAATAAtcatcattttgtttttatcgaATTTGAGATATCTTGTAATGGCTTGCCTTTCTCTTCcatattcattattaaaccATCTGTGATATGATAACAAGACAGCACAATTTCTCGTCCAGTAAATTGAATCATTGCCATTAACGcggtttatatttcttttagatTCCGATTTGTTTGTGATATTCGAATAAACACTCGATGGTCTAGTGATTGGTGTAACATTTGGGCTTCTTCTTATTATGTCGCTTTTAGACATAGAAGCGAAATTTCCCAGAGTGGTCTTACTTCTTGGTCCCAAAACCCGTAAAGGTTCGGCGACATTCATAGTAACGCTGATATTACGTTGAAGTGAAACAGTAGAATGCTGCACAGGTTTTCCGttataattattcatactGTCCTTAACCATTGATGTACGTTTTTCTCCGACAGTAAAAACACGATCAATGTTGTCAAAACCTCTTCCCATTATGCCATCTTTCGTGTGCCCAAGATCAAAAGTGTGGCCAAGCTCGTGGAACACTGATCCTAATGTAGTTGCGAAACATCCACCGAAGGTTCCTCTATAGCCACTGTCATCCATAAATCGATGTATGTTTACGGGAGAGGAGTCTAAAAATTTTGGTAATATTTCTTCTACAGAATTTGGCCATGTGTATAAACATGCAGTTCCGAATAAAGCCAAACCGCCCCCACCCAAAGCAGCATAGGCTTCGGTCAAGGAAACTATTTCCTCGTGGGTCATTGGCTTATCAATATCCGTACCTTTAAATCTGGtacatgaaataaaacccAAAAATTTTCTCTCGTTACTGCCTAAGTCAGAAAGCATTAATTCTCGCCCGAAATGTGTCCAAAGTTCAGCTTGTTTCATTTTTCGTGCCTTATTAACATTTAATGTGCTTCGAAAAACAATACACTCTGGTTTTTTAGGATCCACTTCATGCTCTAGTTGGAATGTTTTTCTTCCAACTCcactttcaaataatttttctgcAGTTATACTTTGGATTAATTTAGAACCAAGTGCTAATCGAGAACAGGCACTTTCGACTGAGTT
This is a stretch of genomic DNA from Amyelois transitella isolate CPQ chromosome 5, ilAmyTran1.1, whole genome shotgun sequence. It encodes these proteins:
- the LOC106131911 gene encoding glycolipid transfer protein, which translates into the protein MASATSLEPMFYENMTPFPPVINGRINIVQFIEAASDLVALVDRIGKVFAPVKYDMQGNIDKIKKCYKFDDTSCLLELMLEEVRNGKHTAAEGILWLNRALYYFELVLQEVVRHLKSNNYDVNMDKIFNIAYEGSLKKYHNWITQQIFAVICKMSPTLPQLMKSLDVGDDIRPFETKINNFIVTIHLVRCKIDDFFKDNDIFTKPK
- the LOC106131910 gene encoding uncharacterized protein LOC106131910; translated protein: MVMDTREENEHEHNSSIFVTNFQNGETVNYSLVLIKGIITRGNSNNQDKILCTTSSDGIKNKSEWNVYNGEFKVIVELKRGENLIELQQSDQQRKVLLLDYTPRKTNLRVTPVYIICQGHDGCFQSPPDIDNSVESACSRLALGSKLIQSITAEKLFESGVGRKTFQLEHEVDPKKPECIVFRSTLNVNKARKMKQAELWTHFGRELMLSDLGSNERKFLGFISCTRFKGTDIDKPMTHEEIVSLTEAYAALGGGGLALFGTACLYTWPNSVEEILPKFLDSSPVNIHRFMDDSGYRGTFGGCFATTLGSVFHELGHTFDLGHTKDGIMGRGFDNIDRVFTVGEKRTSMVKDSMNNYNGKPVQHSTVSLQRNISVTMNVAEPLRVLGPRSKTTLGNFASMSKSDIIRRSPNVTPITRPSSVYSNITNKSESKRNINRVNGNDSIYWTRNCAVLLSYHRWFNNEYGRERQAITRYLKFDKNKMMIISTAGIRIVEVRDESNGMVLDSYEFTNLLPEKRFLVPFTFSPKSKVLTIVVEDDLGNVLKQTFSY